The following are from one region of the Rhizobacter sp. AJA081-3 genome:
- the rplA gene encoding 50S ribosomal protein L1 — translation MAKLTKRQKALAGKVDSNKLYPLDNALAIVKECATAKFDESIDVAVQLGIDAKKSDQVVRGAVVMPNGTGKTKRVAVFAQGAKAEEAKAAGADIVGMDDLAAEIKAGKMDFDVVIASPDTMRVVGTLGQILGPRGLMPNPKVGTVTPNVAQAVRDAKAGQVQFRVDKAGIVHATIGRRSFDADKLGGNLRALIEALNKAKPPSSKGIYLRKVAVSSTMGVGARVDLATINAAPTQA, via the coding sequence ATGGCCAAGCTGACCAAACGACAGAAGGCCCTCGCGGGCAAGGTCGACAGCAACAAGCTGTACCCGCTGGACAACGCGCTGGCGATCGTCAAGGAATGCGCGACTGCCAAGTTCGATGAATCCATCGACGTGGCCGTGCAGCTCGGCATCGACGCCAAGAAGTCCGACCAGGTGGTGCGCGGCGCCGTCGTGATGCCCAACGGCACCGGCAAGACCAAGCGCGTCGCCGTGTTCGCCCAGGGCGCCAAGGCCGAGGAAGCCAAGGCCGCCGGTGCCGACATCGTCGGCATGGACGACCTGGCCGCCGAGATCAAGGCCGGCAAGATGGACTTCGACGTCGTGATCGCTTCGCCGGACACGATGCGCGTCGTCGGTACGCTGGGCCAGATCCTCGGACCGCGCGGCCTGATGCCGAACCCGAAGGTCGGCACCGTGACGCCGAACGTGGCGCAGGCCGTGCGCGACGCCAAGGCCGGCCAGGTGCAGTTCCGTGTCGACAAGGCCGGCATCGTGCACGCCACGATCGGCCGCCGCTCGTTCGACGCCGACAAGCTCGGCGGCAACCTGCGCGCGCTGATCGAGGCGCTGAACAAGGCCAAGCCGCCGTCGAGCAAGGGCATCTACCTGCGCAAGGTGGCGGTGTCCTCGACCATGGGCGTGGGTGCCCGTGTGGACCTCGCGACGATCAACGCCGCGCCGACCCAGGCCTGA
- a CDS encoding uracil-DNA glycosylase — translation MTADDLVAACASLPPAWAQVLPGWTPQRFAEVIDRVRAISGTSEIAPVDPFRALRFQPPEGVKVVVFGQDPYPKPGHADGLAFSAGHGKPASLRRVFQVLAEDRAGFKPPPVWKLDGWARQGALLLNPTLTIEVGRIGSHMGCGWQALTSDIVKVLCKMPQPPVFMLWGDKARQFFVEAQPVGASVRTLVTRHPSNDFQRRFMAEGRHFLETAALVDWWAL, via the coding sequence GTGACCGCCGACGATCTGGTCGCGGCCTGCGCGAGCCTGCCACCGGCCTGGGCGCAGGTGCTGCCGGGCTGGACGCCGCAACGTTTTGCCGAGGTGATCGACCGGGTGCGCGCCATCTCCGGTACGAGCGAGATCGCGCCGGTCGACCCGTTCCGCGCCCTGCGCTTCCAGCCCCCCGAGGGCGTCAAGGTGGTGGTGTTCGGCCAGGACCCTTACCCCAAGCCCGGGCATGCGGACGGCCTGGCCTTCTCGGCCGGTCACGGCAAGCCGGCTTCGCTGCGCCGCGTATTCCAGGTGCTGGCGGAGGACCGGGCTGGTTTCAAGCCGCCGCCGGTGTGGAAACTCGATGGCTGGGCACGCCAGGGCGCACTGTTGCTCAATCCCACGCTGACCATCGAGGTGGGCCGCATCGGTAGCCACATGGGTTGTGGTTGGCAGGCGCTCACATCCGATATTGTCAAGGTTTTGTGCAAGATGCCGCAGCCGCCGGTGTTCATGCTGTGGGGTGACAAGGCGAGGCAGTTCTTCGTCGAGGCGCAGCCGGTTGGTGCCTCGGTGCGCACCCTGGTGACGCGGCACCCGTCGAACGACTTCCAGCGCCGCTTCATGGCCGAGGGCCGGCACTTTCTGGAGACGGCCGCCCTGGTCGACTGGTGGGCCCTGTAG
- the rplJ gene encoding 50S ribosomal protein L10, which yields MSLNRNEKAAVVTDVAAQVARSQTLALAEYRGLTVAHLDALRKQAREKGVYLHVLKNTLARRAVAGTPFEVAQGAMVGPLIYGFSEDAVAAAKVIADFAKGNDKLIVKAGAYAGKALDADGVKALASVPSKEVLLSQIAGLLKSPVQRMAAVLAALSEKRGEGAAAPAAEAAPAA from the coding sequence TTGAGTCTCAATCGCAACGAGAAAGCAGCCGTGGTGACGGATGTGGCGGCCCAGGTGGCCCGCTCGCAGACGCTCGCGCTGGCCGAGTACCGTGGCCTCACCGTGGCTCACCTGGACGCACTGCGCAAGCAGGCGCGCGAAAAGGGCGTGTACCTTCATGTACTGAAGAACACCCTGGCTCGTCGCGCCGTTGCCGGTACGCCCTTCGAGGTGGCCCAGGGTGCCATGGTCGGTCCGCTGATCTACGGTTTTTCCGAAGACGCTGTCGCCGCGGCCAAAGTCATCGCTGACTTTGCCAAGGGCAACGACAAGCTGATCGTCAAGGCTGGCGCCTATGCCGGCAAGGCGCTCGACGCCGACGGCGTGAAAGCACTGGCCTCCGTGCCGAGCAAGGAAGTCCTGCTCAGCCAGATCGCCGGCCTGCTGAAGTCGCCGGTGCAGCGCATGGCCGCCGTGCTGGCCGCGCTGTCCGAAAAGCGTGGTGAAGGTGCTGCAGCGCCGGCGGCGGAAGCCGCCCCTGCCGCCTGA
- the rplL gene encoding 50S ribosomal protein L7/L12 → MAFDKDAFLTALDSMSVMDLNDLVKAIEEKFGVSAASMAAPAAGGGGAAAAAVEEKTEFNVVLLEAGANKVSVIKAVRELTGLGLKEAKDLVDGAPKPVKEAIAKADAEAAVKKLVEAGAKAELK, encoded by the coding sequence ATGGCATTCGACAAAGACGCATTCCTGACCGCCCTCGACAGCATGTCGGTGATGGACCTCAATGACCTGGTCAAGGCGATCGAAGAGAAGTTCGGCGTGTCCGCCGCTTCGATGGCCGCCCCGGCCGCTGGTGGCGGTGGCGCTGCCGCCGCTGCGGTGGAAGAGAAGACCGAGTTCAACGTCGTGCTGCTCGAAGCCGGCGCGAACAAGGTGTCGGTCATCAAGGCCGTGCGCGAACTGACGGGCCTGGGCCTGAAGGAAGCCAAGGACCTGGTCGACGGCGCTCCGAAGCCCGTCAAGGAAGCCATCGCCAAGGCCGACGCCGAAGCCGCGGTGAAGAAGCTGGTGGAAGCCGGCGCCAAGGCCGAACTGAAGTAA
- the trpC gene encoding indole-3-glycerol phosphate synthase TrpC, whose amino-acid sequence MSDILNKIVAVKREEIAAARRRRDLASLRRDAESLGGQRDFAGVLRAKVVAGRAAVIAEVKKASPSKGVLREHFVPADIAASYERGGAACLSVLTDAQFFQGHADYLQQARAACGLPVLRKDFMVDAYQVFEARAMGADCILLIAACLDDALMVDLEAQALALGMAVLVEVHDGAELDRALRLKTPLVGINNRNLRTFEVTLDTTLGLLPEVPKDRLLVTESGILGPADVKRMRDANVHAFLVGEAFMRAADPGAALASLFA is encoded by the coding sequence ATGAGTGACATCCTGAACAAGATCGTTGCGGTCAAGCGGGAGGAGATCGCTGCGGCGCGGCGTCGGCGCGACCTGGCCTCGCTGCGCCGCGATGCCGAGTCGCTGGGCGGGCAGCGCGACTTCGCCGGCGTGCTGCGCGCCAAGGTGGTGGCGGGCCGCGCGGCCGTGATCGCCGAGGTCAAGAAGGCCAGCCCGAGCAAGGGCGTGCTGCGCGAGCACTTCGTGCCGGCGGACATCGCCGCCAGCTACGAACGCGGCGGCGCCGCCTGCCTGAGCGTGCTGACCGACGCGCAGTTCTTCCAGGGCCACGCCGACTACCTGCAGCAGGCCCGCGCGGCCTGCGGATTGCCGGTGCTGCGCAAGGATTTCATGGTCGACGCTTACCAGGTGTTCGAGGCGCGCGCGATGGGCGCCGACTGCATCCTGCTGATCGCCGCCTGCCTCGACGACGCGCTGATGGTCGACCTGGAGGCGCAGGCCCTGGCGCTGGGCATGGCGGTGCTGGTGGAGGTGCACGATGGCGCCGAGCTCGACCGCGCGCTTCGGCTCAAGACGCCCCTGGTGGGCATCAACAACCGCAACCTGCGCACGTTCGAGGTCACGCTGGACACCACGCTGGGCCTGCTGCCGGAGGTGCCCAAGGACCGGCTGCTGGTCACCGAGAGCGGCATCCTCGGCCCGGCCGACGTGAAGCGCATGCGAGACGCGAACGTGCATGCCTTCCTCGTCGGCGAGGCCTTCATGCGTGCCGCCGACCCGGGCGCCGCGCTGGCGAGCCTGTTCGCGTGA
- the tuf gene encoding elongation factor Tu has product MAKGKFERTKPHVNVGTIGHVDHGKTTLTAAITTVLSAKFGGEAKAYDQIDAAPEEKARGITINTAHVEYETANRHYAHVDCPGHADYVKNMITGAAQMDGAILVCSAADGPMPQTREHILLARQVGVPYIIVFLNKCDMVDDAELLELVEMEVRELLDKYDFPGDKTPIIHGSAKLAMEGDKGELGEQAIMKLADALDSYIPTPERAIDGAFLMPVEDVFSISGRGTVVTGRIERGVVKVGEEIEIVGIRATQKTTCTGVEMFRKLLDQGQAGDNVGILLRGTKREDVERGQVLCKPGSIKPHTHFTAEVYVLSKEEGGRHTPFFNNYRPQFYFRTTDVTGAVELPKDKEMVMPGDNVSITVKLIAPIAMEEGLRFAIREGGRTVGAGVVAKIME; this is encoded by the coding sequence ATGGCAAAAGGCAAATTTGAGCGGACCAAGCCGCACGTGAACGTGGGGACGATTGGTCACGTGGACCATGGCAAGACGACGCTGACGGCGGCGATCACGACGGTGCTGTCGGCCAAGTTCGGTGGTGAAGCCAAGGCGTACGACCAGATCGACGCGGCGCCCGAAGAGAAGGCGCGCGGCATCACGATCAACACCGCGCACGTCGAGTACGAGACGGCCAACCGGCACTACGCGCACGTCGACTGCCCCGGGCACGCCGACTACGTGAAGAACATGATCACCGGTGCGGCGCAGATGGACGGCGCGATCCTGGTGTGCTCGGCCGCCGACGGCCCCATGCCCCAGACCCGCGAGCACATCCTGCTGGCCCGTCAGGTGGGCGTGCCGTACATCATCGTGTTCCTGAACAAGTGCGACATGGTCGACGACGCCGAGCTGCTCGAGCTCGTCGAGATGGAAGTGCGCGAGCTGCTCGACAAGTACGACTTCCCCGGCGACAAGACCCCCATCATCCACGGCAGCGCCAAGCTCGCCATGGAAGGCGACAAGGGCGAGCTCGGCGAGCAGGCCATCATGAAGCTGGCCGATGCGCTGGACAGCTACATCCCGACCCCCGAGCGTGCCATCGACGGCGCCTTCCTGATGCCCGTCGAGGACGTGTTCAGCATCTCCGGTCGTGGCACCGTGGTGACCGGGCGTATCGAGCGCGGCGTGGTCAAGGTCGGCGAGGAAATCGAGATCGTCGGCATCCGTGCCACGCAGAAGACCACCTGCACCGGCGTCGAGATGTTCCGCAAGCTGCTCGACCAGGGCCAGGCCGGCGACAACGTGGGCATCCTGCTGCGCGGCACCAAGCGCGAAGACGTCGAGCGCGGCCAGGTGCTGTGCAAGCCCGGCAGCATCAAGCCGCACACGCACTTCACCGCCGAGGTGTACGTGCTGAGCAAGGAAGAGGGCGGTCGTCACACGCCGTTCTTCAACAACTACCGGCCGCAGTTCTACTTCCGCACGACGGACGTGACCGGGGCTGTTGAGCTTCCGAAGGACAAGGAGATGGTCATGCCTGGCGACAACGTCAGCATCACCGTCAAGCTGATCGCCCCGATCGCGATGGAAGAAGGCCTGCGCTTCGCCATCCGCGAAGGCGGCCGCACCGTCGGTGCCGGCGTCGTCGCGAAGATCATGGAGTGA
- a CDS encoding HWE histidine kinase domain-containing protein, with translation MSREPTPLERALAECASEPIHRLGRIQAAGFLLAVDPGGHIAHVSANAAAWVGRTPQSLLGAGAESALPRQALAAAAAHARVSLAHDAAQHLYGVAWPGRADPVDVSIHDSGGLLVIEAEPASAEDTLRDIVCLGHCAEHLAHCNEIGELAAAAARGIAELARYDRVMVYRFSADGSGTVIAEQVAPGLPTYLGLRYPASDIPAQARALYLRSPSRIICDVADDGVDVLGHDTAALDLSLATLRSVSPVHLQYLRNMGTAATMSITLRVNGRLWGLVVCHHGAPKRPALACRAIAETLGRLFGLAIGRLESEELQHDINALLLSQPGVEPLVDHEAPSAQREAVLATICHTLRATGAALHLDGRTLRWGEGPPPRKVAALCELLADTPVPEAVVVDSLAQRWPSTAALAPRVAGMVAVPLSQPSRDWLLLFRDEVRRHVVWAGNPNKSLDGERGNLTPRGSFAAWRESVRLHGEPWTPLQVELAEVLRVRMQGLLAAQREQRDLRTLRRDSQRQALLVRELNHRIRNILALVKGLVQQSAARSDSVEELATTLQNRVGAMARAHMQIEQTRWGPAPLLGLMEDEIRPFSDTGQSALSGPPIQLEPNAYMSLALVVHELATNARKYGALSQASGRLAVHWEVDRNGALCIDWRESGGPATAEPTRIGFGSRVIAEALAHELQGRTEVQYLPGGLQARLVIPRGFERAAGAAVDGAGLLAVEALHRGAPASVLLVEDDLVIALTVEAMLAQLGCTDVIRVGRAPDALALLAERRFDIAMIDVDLGDHTSESVADRLAELGIPLVVASGHAQTDHLPAALRGHPSICKPYGALDVQRAFASALKR, from the coding sequence GTGAGCCGCGAACCGACCCCGCTGGAGCGCGCGCTGGCGGAATGCGCCTCCGAACCCATCCACCGGCTCGGCCGCATCCAGGCGGCCGGCTTCCTTCTGGCCGTCGATCCTGGCGGCCACATCGCGCACGTCTCGGCCAATGCCGCCGCCTGGGTCGGCCGCACGCCGCAGTCGCTGCTGGGCGCGGGTGCCGAGTCGGCCCTGCCGCGCCAGGCCCTGGCCGCCGCCGCCGCGCACGCCCGCGTCTCGCTCGCCCACGACGCCGCACAGCACCTGTACGGAGTCGCGTGGCCCGGGCGTGCAGACCCGGTCGATGTGTCGATCCACGACAGCGGCGGCCTGCTCGTGATCGAGGCCGAGCCGGCCAGCGCCGAAGACACCCTGCGCGACATCGTCTGCCTGGGCCACTGCGCGGAGCATCTGGCCCACTGCAACGAGATCGGCGAATTGGCCGCCGCCGCTGCCCGCGGCATCGCCGAGCTGGCGCGCTACGACCGGGTGATGGTCTACCGCTTCTCCGCCGACGGCAGCGGCACGGTGATCGCCGAGCAGGTCGCGCCCGGGCTTCCCACCTACCTCGGGCTGCGCTACCCGGCCAGCGACATCCCGGCCCAGGCGCGCGCGCTGTACCTGCGCAGCCCCTCGCGCATCATCTGCGACGTGGCCGACGATGGCGTCGACGTGCTCGGCCACGACACCGCCGCGCTGGACCTGTCGCTGGCCACCCTGCGCAGCGTCTCGCCAGTGCACCTGCAGTACCTGCGCAACATGGGCACCGCGGCAACGATGTCGATCACGCTGCGCGTCAACGGCCGCCTCTGGGGCCTGGTCGTCTGCCACCACGGCGCACCGAAACGGCCGGCGCTCGCCTGCCGCGCGATCGCCGAAACCCTGGGCCGGCTGTTCGGGCTGGCCATCGGGCGTCTGGAGAGCGAGGAACTGCAGCACGACATCAACGCCCTGCTGCTGAGCCAGCCAGGCGTCGAGCCGCTGGTGGATCACGAGGCGCCTTCCGCGCAACGCGAGGCCGTGCTGGCCACGATCTGTCACACCCTGCGCGCCACTGGCGCTGCGCTGCACCTGGACGGCCGCACGCTGCGCTGGGGCGAGGGGCCGCCGCCGCGCAAAGTCGCGGCGCTTTGCGAACTGCTGGCCGACACGCCCGTGCCGGAGGCGGTGGTGGTGGATTCGCTCGCCCAGCGCTGGCCGTCCACGGCTGCGCTGGCACCGCGCGTGGCGGGCATGGTGGCGGTGCCGCTGTCGCAGCCGTCGCGCGACTGGCTGCTGCTGTTCCGCGACGAAGTCCGTCGCCATGTCGTGTGGGCCGGCAACCCGAACAAGTCGCTGGACGGCGAACGCGGCAACCTGACGCCGCGTGGCAGCTTCGCGGCCTGGCGCGAATCAGTGCGGCTGCATGGCGAGCCCTGGACGCCATTGCAGGTCGAGCTGGCGGAGGTGTTGCGCGTGCGCATGCAGGGATTGCTGGCGGCGCAGCGGGAGCAACGCGACCTGCGCACGCTGCGCCGCGACAGCCAGCGGCAGGCTTTGCTGGTGCGCGAGCTGAACCACCGCATCCGCAACATCCTCGCGCTGGTCAAGGGCCTGGTGCAGCAGAGTGCGGCACGCTCGGACAGCGTCGAGGAACTGGCCACCACGCTGCAGAACCGCGTCGGCGCGATGGCGCGGGCGCACATGCAGATCGAGCAGACGCGCTGGGGCCCGGCGCCGTTGCTGGGCCTGATGGAAGACGAGATCCGGCCGTTCAGCGACACGGGCCAGTCGGCGCTGTCCGGCCCGCCGATCCAGCTGGAGCCGAACGCCTACATGTCGCTGGCGCTGGTGGTGCACGAACTCGCCACCAACGCGCGCAAGTACGGCGCGCTGTCGCAGGCCAGCGGCCGGCTTGCCGTGCACTGGGAGGTCGACCGCAATGGCGCACTGTGCATCGACTGGCGCGAATCCGGCGGCCCGGCCACCGCCGAACCCACGCGCATCGGCTTCGGCTCGCGCGTCATCGCCGAAGCGCTCGCGCACGAGCTGCAGGGCCGTACCGAGGTGCAGTACCTGCCCGGCGGGCTGCAGGCGCGGCTGGTGATCCCGCGCGGCTTCGAGCGCGCGGCCGGTGCCGCCGTGGACGGCGCCGGCTTGCTGGCGGTGGAAGCGCTGCACCGTGGCGCGCCGGCCAGCGTGCTGCTGGTCGAAGACGATCTGGTGATCGCCCTGACGGTGGAGGCCATGCTGGCGCAGCTGGGCTGCACCGACGTCATTCGCGTGGGCCGCGCGCCCGATGCACTGGCACTGCTGGCCGAGCGGCGCTTCGACATCGCCATGATCGACGTCGACCTGGGTGACCACACCAGCGAGAGCGTCGCCGACCGGCTGGCCGAGCTCGGCATCCCGTTGGTGGTGGCCAGCGGCCACGCCCAGACCGACCACCTGCCCGCGGCCTTGCGCGGCCACCCGAGCATCTGCAAACCCTACGGTGCGCTCGACGTGCAGCGCGCCTTCGCGAGCGCGCTGAAGCGCTGA
- the secE gene encoding preprotein translocase subunit SecE, translating into MATPQVETVSTGADKAKLAVAGVLVISAVAAFYALGKQDLWVRVIALLVLLAAALGVFFTAEAGKQLIAYGQDSVKEVRKVVWPTRKEAIQMTGYVFAFVFVMALFLWLTDKTLEWALYDLILGWKR; encoded by the coding sequence ATGGCTACTCCTCAAGTCGAAACTGTCTCCACCGGAGCCGACAAGGCCAAGCTGGCCGTGGCCGGCGTGCTGGTCATCAGCGCGGTGGCGGCGTTCTACGCGCTGGGCAAGCAGGACCTGTGGGTGCGCGTGATCGCCCTGCTGGTGCTGCTGGCGGCGGCCCTCGGCGTGTTCTTCACCGCCGAGGCCGGCAAGCAACTGATCGCCTACGGTCAGGATTCGGTCAAGGAAGTGCGCAAGGTCGTCTGGCCGACCCGCAAGGAGGCCATCCAGATGACCGGCTACGTCTTCGCCTTCGTGTTCGTGATGGCGCTGTTCCTGTGGCTGACCGACAAGACGCTCGAATGGGCGCTGTACGACCTGATCCTGGGCTGGAAGCGTTGA
- the rplK gene encoding 50S ribosomal protein L11 has protein sequence MAKKIVGFIKLQIPAGKANPSPPIGPALGQRGLNIMEFCKAFNAQTQSMEPGLVLPVVITAFADKSFTFVLKTPPATVLIKKAAKLDKGSPRPHVDKVAKLTRAQVEEIAKTKMKDLTAADLDAAVRTIAGSARSMGVTVEGV, from the coding sequence ATGGCCAAGAAAATCGTCGGCTTCATCAAGCTGCAGATTCCGGCGGGCAAAGCGAACCCGTCTCCCCCGATCGGTCCGGCGCTGGGTCAGCGCGGTCTGAACATCATGGAGTTCTGCAAGGCGTTCAACGCCCAGACGCAGAGCATGGAACCCGGCCTCGTGCTGCCGGTGGTGATCACCGCGTTCGCGGACAAGTCGTTCACCTTCGTTCTCAAGACCCCCCCGGCGACCGTGCTGATCAAGAAGGCCGCCAAGCTTGACAAGGGATCGCCGCGTCCGCACGTCGACAAGGTCGCCAAGCTGACGCGCGCCCAGGTCGAGGAAATCGCCAAGACCAAGATGAAGGACCTCACGGCTGCCGACCTGGACGCCGCGGTTCGCACGATTGCCGGATCCGCCCGTTCGATGGGCGTGACCGTGGAAGGAGTCTGA
- the ltaE gene encoding low-specificity L-threonine aldolase, producing the protein MPFVDLRSDTVTRPTAAMREAIARAEVGDDVFGDDPTVNALQQRMAQMLGKEAALFMPTGTQSNLCALMSHCQRGDEYIVGQMAHTYRWEAGGGAVLGSIQPQPIAHQADGTLALADIEASIKPDDPHFARSRLLCLENTLGGRLMPMAYLQDATALARRHGLATHLDGARLFNAAVGLGGDPRANARAMAELFDSVSVCFSKGLGAPAGSALVGSADLIARAKRVRKMAGGTMRQAGILAAAAMHALDHHIDRLADDHVRARRLADGLQGLPGVNVQSPQTNMVFIELPRERAAGAVAALREQGVLSTGLYQLRLVTHLDVNDQDIDTAIAVLRQALQ; encoded by the coding sequence ATGCCGTTCGTCGACCTGCGCAGCGACACCGTGACCCGACCCACCGCCGCGATGCGCGAGGCGATCGCGCGCGCCGAAGTGGGCGACGACGTGTTCGGCGACGACCCGACGGTCAATGCGCTGCAGCAGCGCATGGCGCAGATGCTCGGCAAGGAGGCGGCGCTGTTCATGCCCACCGGCACGCAGAGCAACCTGTGCGCGTTGATGAGCCACTGCCAGCGCGGCGACGAATACATCGTCGGCCAGATGGCCCACACCTACCGTTGGGAGGCCGGCGGCGGGGCGGTGCTCGGCAGCATCCAGCCGCAGCCGATCGCCCACCAGGCCGACGGCACGCTGGCGCTGGCCGACATCGAGGCCAGCATCAAGCCCGACGACCCGCACTTCGCGCGCTCGCGCCTGCTGTGCCTCGAGAACACGCTGGGCGGCCGGCTGATGCCGATGGCCTATCTGCAGGATGCGACCGCGCTGGCCCGGCGGCATGGCCTGGCGACCCACCTCGACGGTGCACGCCTGTTCAACGCCGCGGTCGGGCTGGGAGGCGATCCGCGCGCCAACGCGAGGGCAATGGCCGAACTGTTCGACAGCGTCTCGGTGTGCTTCAGCAAAGGGCTCGGTGCGCCGGCCGGCTCGGCCCTGGTCGGCTCCGCTGATCTGATCGCCCGGGCGAAACGGGTGCGCAAGATGGCCGGCGGCACGATGCGCCAGGCCGGCATCCTGGCAGCGGCGGCGATGCACGCGCTGGACCACCACATCGACCGGCTGGCCGACGACCACGTGCGTGCGAGGCGCCTGGCCGACGGGCTGCAAGGCCTGCCCGGCGTGAACGTGCAGTCACCGCAGACGAACATGGTGTTCATCGAGCTGCCGCGCGAGCGCGCCGCGGGCGCGGTGGCGGCGCTGCGCGAGCAGGGCGTGCTGAGCACCGGCCTGTACCAGCTTCGCCTGGTCACCCACCTCGATGTGAACGACCAGGACATCGACACCGCCATTGCCGTGCTGCGCCAGGCGCTGCAGTGA
- the nusG gene encoding transcription termination/antitermination protein NusG yields MSDQATPVITPETVAPATNKRWYVVHAYSGMEKAVERNLRERIDRAGMQEKFGRILVPMEEVVELKNGKKSVTERRFFPGYVLVEMEMADDTWHLVKHTGKVTGFVGGAKNRPSPISEAEVLKIVHQMQEGVEKPRPKVEWSVGELVRVKEGPFTDFNGAIEDVNYDKSKVRVSVTIFGRATPVELDFSQVEKV; encoded by the coding sequence ATGAGCGACCAAGCAACCCCCGTGATCACGCCCGAGACCGTGGCGCCGGCGACCAACAAGCGCTGGTACGTGGTGCATGCCTACTCCGGCATGGAGAAGGCCGTGGAGCGCAACTTGCGCGAGCGCATCGACCGCGCCGGCATGCAGGAGAAGTTCGGTCGCATCCTGGTGCCGATGGAAGAGGTCGTCGAGCTCAAGAACGGCAAGAAGTCCGTCACCGAGCGGCGTTTCTTTCCGGGCTACGTGCTGGTCGAGATGGAAATGGCCGACGACACCTGGCACCTGGTCAAGCACACCGGCAAGGTGACCGGCTTCGTCGGCGGCGCGAAGAACCGCCCCTCGCCGATCTCGGAAGCCGAAGTGCTGAAGATCGTCCACCAGATGCAGGAAGGCGTGGAGAAGCCCCGCCCGAAGGTCGAGTGGTCGGTCGGCGAACTGGTGCGCGTCAAGGAAGGTCCGTTCACCGACTTCAATGGCGCCATCGAGGACGTCAACTACGACAAGTCCAAGGTGCGCGTGTCGGTCACGATCTTCGGCCGCGCCACACCGGTGGAGCTCGACTTCTCGCAGGTCGAAAAGGTTTGA
- the trpD gene encoding anthranilate phosphoribosyltransferase, whose translation MTITNTEALTRTIEHREIFHDEMLALMRRIMGGEMSPVMMAALLIGLRVKKETIGEITAAAQVMREFSTKVEVADRKHLVDIVGTGGDGSHTFNISTCSMFVAAACGARVSKHGNRSVSSKSGSADVLEALGVSLSLPPAAISRCIADTGIGFMFAPNHHPAMKNVAPVRKELGVRTIFNILGPLTNPADAPNILMGVFHPDLVGIQVRALQRLGAEHALVVYGRDGMDEVSLGAATLVGEYKDGGIREYEIHPEDFGLTMASNRTLKVETPEQSKAMLHAVLDNEPGPARDIVLLNAGVALYAANVTTTMADGVALAREALASGKALAKMHQFVGRTKELAAA comes from the coding sequence ATGACCATCACCAACACCGAAGCCCTGACCCGCACGATCGAGCATCGCGAGATCTTCCACGATGAGATGCTCGCGCTGATGCGCCGCATCATGGGCGGCGAGATGTCGCCGGTGATGATGGCGGCGCTGCTGATCGGCCTGCGCGTGAAGAAGGAAACCATCGGCGAGATCACCGCCGCCGCGCAGGTGATGCGCGAGTTCTCCACGAAGGTCGAGGTGGCCGACCGCAAGCACCTGGTCGACATCGTCGGCACCGGCGGCGATGGCTCGCACACCTTCAACATCTCGACCTGTTCGATGTTCGTCGCCGCGGCCTGCGGCGCACGCGTCAGCAAGCACGGCAACCGCAGCGTCTCCAGCAAGTCGGGCAGCGCCGACGTGCTGGAAGCGCTCGGCGTGAGCCTGTCGTTGCCGCCGGCGGCGATTTCGCGTTGCATCGCCGACACCGGCATCGGCTTCATGTTCGCGCCCAACCACCACCCGGCGATGAAGAACGTGGCGCCGGTGCGCAAGGAACTCGGCGTGCGCACCATCTTCAACATCCTGGGGCCGCTGACCAACCCGGCCGATGCCCCGAACATCCTGATGGGCGTGTTCCACCCTGACCTGGTCGGCATCCAGGTGCGCGCGCTGCAGCGCCTGGGCGCCGAGCATGCGCTGGTGGTCTACGGCCGCGACGGCATGGACGAGGTCTCGCTGGGGGCCGCCACGCTGGTGGGCGAGTACAAGGACGGCGGCATCCGCGAGTACGAGATCCACCCCGAGGACTTCGGCCTGACGATGGCGAGCAACCGCACGCTGAAGGTCGAGACGCCCGAGCAGAGCAAGGCCATGCTGCACGCGGTGCTCGACAACGAGCCCGGCCCGGCGCGCGACATCGTGCTGCTCAACGCCGGCGTGGCCCTGTACGCCGCCAACGTCACCACGACCATGGCCGACGGCGTGGCGTTGGCGCGCGAGGCGCTGGCTTCGGGCAAGGCGTTGGCCAAGATGCACCAGTTCGTCGGCCGCACGAAGGAGCTGGCGGCGGCATGA